The following proteins are encoded in a genomic region of Catellatospora sp. TT07R-123:
- the fusA gene encoding elongation factor G, with protein MAAADSALAKTRNIGIMAHIDAGKTTTTERILFYTGITHKIGEVHEGAAVMDWMEQEQERGITITSAATKCEWKGHTIQIIDTPGHVDFTVEVERSLRVLDGAVAVYDGVAGVEPQTENVWRQADKYNVPRMCFVNKLDRTGADFFRCVDMMITRLNATPLVLQIPIGLEGDHIGVVDLLGMRALTWRGETQKGEDYAIEAIPADLQAQADEWRVKLLETLSEADDEIMERYLEGGEFTIEELKAAIRRATIADKLNPVVCGSAFKNKGVQPMLDAVIDFLPSPLDIPAIDGTMMDGETPAVRHADPKEPFSGLAFKIQTDKHLGKLTYVRVYSGTLESGSPVINSTKDRKERVGKIYQMHANKREERASASAGDIIAVQGLKQTTTGDTLSDPANPVILESMTFPDPVISVAIEPKTKADQEKLGTAIQKLAEEDPTFRVKLDEETGQTVISGMGELHLEILVDRMKREFSVEANVGKPQVAYRETIRRKVDKIEYTHKKQTGGSGQYASIIISIEPLPLDAPAQYEFVNAVTGGRIPKEFIPSVDAGAQDAMQYGVQAGYPLVGVKLTLIDGKYHEVDSSEMAFKIAGSMALKEAARKADPAILEPMMAVEVVTPEDNMGDVIGDLNSRRGIIQAMEERSGARIVRALVPLSEMFGYVGDLRSKTQGRASYSMVFDSYAEVPANVAKEIIAKATGE; from the coding sequence GTGGCCGCCGCAGACAGCGCCCTCGCCAAGACTCGCAACATCGGCATCATGGCGCACATCGACGCCGGTAAGACCACGACTACCGAGCGGATCCTGTTCTACACCGGTATCACGCACAAGATCGGTGAGGTCCACGAGGGCGCGGCCGTCATGGACTGGATGGAGCAGGAGCAGGAGCGTGGTATCACCATCACCTCCGCTGCTACCAAGTGTGAGTGGAAGGGCCACACGATCCAGATCATCGACACGCCCGGCCACGTCGACTTCACCGTCGAGGTGGAGCGTTCGCTGCGCGTGCTCGACGGTGCCGTCGCCGTGTACGACGGTGTCGCCGGCGTGGAGCCGCAGACCGAGAACGTGTGGCGCCAGGCTGACAAGTACAACGTTCCGCGTATGTGCTTCGTCAACAAGCTGGACCGCACCGGTGCGGACTTCTTCCGCTGCGTCGACATGATGATCACGCGCCTCAACGCGACCCCGCTGGTGCTGCAGATCCCGATCGGTCTCGAGGGTGACCACATCGGCGTCGTGGACCTGCTGGGCATGCGCGCGCTGACCTGGCGTGGCGAGACCCAGAAGGGCGAGGACTACGCCATCGAGGCGATCCCCGCCGACCTGCAGGCGCAGGCCGACGAGTGGCGCGTCAAGCTGCTCGAGACCCTGTCCGAGGCCGACGACGAGATCATGGAGCGCTACCTCGAGGGTGGCGAGTTCACGATCGAGGAGCTCAAGGCCGCGATCCGTCGCGCCACCATCGCCGACAAGCTGAACCCGGTCGTCTGCGGCTCCGCCTTCAAGAACAAGGGCGTGCAGCCGATGCTGGACGCCGTCATCGACTTCCTGCCCTCGCCGCTGGACATCCCGGCGATCGACGGCACGATGATGGACGGGGAGACCCCGGCGGTCCGCCACGCGGACCCGAAGGAGCCCTTCTCCGGCCTCGCCTTCAAGATCCAGACCGACAAGCACCTGGGCAAGCTGACCTACGTGCGCGTCTACTCGGGCACGCTCGAGTCGGGCTCGCCCGTGATCAACTCGACCAAGGACCGCAAGGAGCGGGTCGGCAAGATCTACCAGATGCACGCCAACAAGCGCGAGGAGCGCGCGTCGGCCAGTGCTGGTGACATCATCGCCGTGCAGGGTCTCAAGCAGACCACCACCGGTGACACGCTGTCGGACCCGGCGAACCCGGTGATCCTGGAGTCGATGACCTTCCCGGACCCGGTCATCTCGGTGGCCATCGAGCCGAAGACGAAGGCCGACCAGGAGAAGCTGGGCACCGCGATCCAGAAGCTCGCCGAGGAGGACCCGACCTTCCGCGTGAAGCTCGACGAGGAGACCGGTCAGACCGTCATCTCCGGCATGGGCGAGCTCCACCTGGAGATCCTGGTCGACCGGATGAAGCGCGAGTTCAGCGTCGAGGCCAACGTCGGCAAGCCGCAGGTGGCGTACCGCGAGACCATCCGCCGCAAGGTGGACAAGATCGAGTACACCCACAAGAAGCAGACCGGTGGCTCGGGTCAGTACGCGAGCATCATCATCAGCATCGAGCCGCTGCCGCTGGACGCCCCGGCGCAGTACGAGTTCGTCAACGCCGTCACCGGTGGCCGCATCCCGAAGGAGTTCATCCCCTCGGTCGACGCCGGTGCCCAGGACGCGATGCAGTACGGCGTCCAGGCCGGCTACCCGCTGGTCGGCGTGAAGCTGACGCTGATCGACGGCAAGTACCACGAGGTCGACTCGTCGGAAATGGCATTCAAGATCGCCGGTTCGATGGCGCTGAAGGAGGCGGCCCGCAAGGCCGACCCCGCCATCCTCGAGCCGATGATGGCAGTCGAGGTCGTCACCCCCGAGGACAACATGGGTGACGTCATCGGCGACCTGAACTCCCGCCGCGGCATCATCCAGGCCATGGAGGAGCGCAGCGGCGCTCGTATCGTCCGCGCCCTGGTCCCGCTGTCGGAGATGTTCGGCTATGTCGGCGACCTGCGGTCGAAGACCCAGGGCCGGGCGAGCTACAGCATGGTATTCGACTCCTACGCCGAGGTTCCCGCGAACGTCGCGAAGGAGATCATCGCTAAGGCCACGGGCGAGTGA
- the rpsG gene encoding 30S ribosomal protein S7, with translation MPRKGPAPRRPLAADPVYSSPLVTQLVNKILLNGKRQLAERVVYDALQRCHEKTGTDPVVTLKRAMDNVKPTLEVRSRRVGGATYQVPVEVRPARATTLGLRWLVTYSRARREKTMVERLMNELLDASNGLGAAVKRREDTHKMAESNKAFAHYRW, from the coding sequence ATGCCGCGTAAGGGCCCCGCGCCGCGTCGGCCGCTGGCCGCTGACCCGGTTTACAGCTCGCCGCTGGTCACCCAGCTGGTGAACAAGATCCTGCTCAACGGCAAGCGCCAGCTCGCCGAGCGCGTCGTGTACGACGCCCTCCAGCGCTGCCACGAGAAGACCGGCACCGACCCGGTCGTCACGCTCAAGCGCGCGATGGACAACGTCAAGCCGACCCTCGAGGTCCGCAGCCGCCGTGTCGGTGGCGCGACCTACCAGGTGCCGGTCGAGGTCCGTCCGGCCCGTGCCACCACGCTGGGTCTGCGCTGGCTGGTCACCTACTCCCGCGCCCGCCGCGAGAAGACCATGGTCGAGCGGCTCATGAACGAGCTGCTGGACGCCAGCAACGGCCTCGGTGCCGCCGTCAAGCGGCGCGAGGACACCCACAAGATGGCCGAGTCGAACAAGGCCTTCGCTCACTACCGCTGGTGA
- the rpsL gene encoding 30S ribosomal protein S12 yields the protein MPTIQQLVRKGRQAKTSKTKTPALKGSPQRRGVCTRVYTTTPKKPNSALRKVARVKLSSQIEVTAYIPGVGHNLQEHSIVLVRGGRVKDLPGVRYKIIRGSLDTQGVRNRKQARSRYGAKLVKEGKK from the coding sequence GTGCCCACCATCCAGCAGCTGGTCCGCAAGGGCCGCCAGGCGAAGACGAGCAAGACCAAGACGCCGGCGCTGAAGGGAAGTCCTCAGCGGCGCGGGGTGTGCACGCGTGTGTACACCACGACCCCCAAGAAGCCGAACTCGGCCCTTCGGAAGGTCGCTCGCGTCAAGCTGAGCAGCCAGATCGAGGTCACCGCGTACATCCCGGGCGTCGGTCACAACCTGCAGGAGCACTCCATCGTGCTCGTCCGCGGCGGCCGTGTTAAGGACCTGCCGGGCGTGCGTTACAAGATCATTCGTGGTTCGCTGGACACCCAGGGCGTCCGCAACCGCAAGCAGGCACGTAGCCGCTACGGTGCGAAGCTTGTCAAGGAAGGGAAGAAGTAA